The window TGGTGACCAACCGCCTGCCGGAGCAGACCACCATACACTGGCATGGCGTGCTCCTTCCGTTCGGCATGGATGGGGTGTCGGGTCTCACCCAGAAGCCCATCATGCCGGGCGAGACCTATGTCTACGAGTTCACCCTGCGCCAGCACGGCACGCTCATGTACCACCCCCATGCCGACGAGATGACCCAGATCGCCCAGGGCATGATGGGGTTCTTCGTGATTCACCCGAAGGTGCCCACGGGGCCGCGGGTCGACCGCGACTTCGCCATCTTCCTGGCCGAGTGGAAGATCCCGCCGGGCACCTCGCGGCCCGACCCGTTCGAGATGACCGAGTACAACTACTTCACCTTCAACTCGCGGGTCTTCCCAGGTACCGCGCCGCTCGTGGTGAAGCGAGGTCAGCGGGTGCGCGTGCGGCTGGCCAACCTCAGCATGGACAGCCACCCCGTGCATCTCCACGGCCATGTCTTCCACATCACCGGCACCCCAGGAGGTCGCATCCCCCAGGGGGCCTGGGTACCGGAAGCCACGGTGAACGTCCCGGTGGGTACGACTCGCGACTTCGAGTTCGTGGCAGACAATCCGGGCGACTGGCCCCTGCACTGCCACAAGGTGCACCACACCATGAACGGCATGGCCCACAACCTGCCCAACATGATCGGCGTGAAGCAGACCGGCAAGGTGGCCAAGGTGGTGCCGGGCTACATGCCCATGGGCGAGAACGGCATGGCCGAGATGGAGGACATGGACATGGGGCGGCCGGCCAACACCGTGCCCATGGGCTCGGCGCCAGGGCCCTTCGGCACCATCGGCATGGGGGGCATGTTCACGCTCATCAA of the Pseudomonadota bacterium genome contains:
- a CDS encoding copper oxidase — its product is MRRRDLFKTAALVAAGAAGAAVGGSRSAEAVEPSAGGWVPVVTPNGSTMPYRVENGVKVFHIVAEPVMREFTPGLKVQCWGYNGQTPGPTIEAVEGDRVRMVVTNRLPEQTTIHWHGVLLPFGMDGVSGLTQKPIMPGETYVYEFTLRQHGTLMYHPHADEMTQIAQGMMGFFVIHPKVPTGPRVDRDFAIFLAEWKIPPGTSRPDPFEMTEYNYFTFNSRVFPGTAPLVVKRGQRVRVRLANLSMDSHPVHLHGHVFHITGTPGGRIPQGAWVPEATVNVPVGTTRDFEFVADNPGDWPLHCHKVHHTMNGMAHNLPNMIGVKQTGKVAKVVPGYMPMGENGMAEMEDMDMGRPANTVPMGSAPGPFGTIGMGGMFTLI